The Sporosarcina ureae genome includes a region encoding these proteins:
- a CDS encoding DUF7147 family protein: MIQQRFIELGEGYSDIYELLELMSTNAHRIYRTYILSSNYHSNEQLSLAVSFSPATENNHFMPIYICREGIRYSADKPSKRYDLFVKHAESLNKNPVRVEIKHSSEFAENELFYQYITGILRLNHLLPPLH; the protein is encoded by the coding sequence ATGATCCAACAACGTTTTATCGAACTAGGGGAAGGCTATAGCGACATCTATGAATTACTCGAGTTAATGTCTACGAACGCCCACCGAATTTATAGGACCTATATCTTATCATCCAACTATCATTCTAATGAACAATTGTCATTAGCTGTTTCTTTTTCTCCTGCAACTGAAAACAATCATTTCATGCCAATCTATATTTGCAGAGAAGGAATTCGCTATTCTGCGGACAAACCATCTAAACGTTATGACTTGTTTGTTAAGCATGCAGAGTCGCTGAATAAAAATCCTGTCAGAGTGGAAATAAAGCACTCATCCGAATTTGCTGAAAACGAGCTGTTTTACCAATATATTACCGGGATTTTACGCTTAAATCACTTGTTGCCGCCGCTACATTAA
- the ytvI gene encoding sporulation integral membrane protein YtvI: MKFLTKRNIMIAFSVIVLLVIIFFILPVSIPIILALLTALFLDPLVKSVEVRFKWKRKVSVIVNFIVFVGISVLLLFYTVTTLIGKIVHFTKEIPNYLNSLSSVWINTQSKLFQYTVGMPEDILAMLENEFNEIIESIRISIITLLSYDRILALISDIPNFLVSFIVFMIALFLFMLELPNLKKTVYFHLTDATAEKVHYMMNRLRFVILGFVKAQMLVSLIILVVSFIGLLMIIPKYAVVMALVIWIIDIIPILGSIIILAPWSIYQYVSGDIAMGTKLAILAVILLVIRRTIEPKVMGSQIGLSPLPTLIAMFIGLKLFGILGFFIGPLLVILFNTAREAGIIKLNFKI, from the coding sequence TTGAAATTTCTTACAAAACGAAATATTATGATTGCATTCAGTGTCATCGTACTATTGGTCATCATATTTTTTATATTACCCGTATCCATCCCTATTATTTTGGCATTACTCACGGCACTGTTTTTAGATCCGCTTGTTAAATCGGTAGAAGTACGGTTCAAATGGAAGCGTAAAGTCTCCGTTATTGTAAATTTCATCGTTTTTGTCGGAATCAGTGTGCTGTTACTTTTCTATACTGTTACTACACTCATCGGTAAAATAGTTCATTTTACAAAAGAGATTCCCAACTACTTAAATTCCCTCTCAAGTGTATGGATTAACACGCAAAGCAAACTATTTCAGTACACGGTAGGCATGCCTGAAGACATTTTAGCTATGCTAGAGAACGAATTCAATGAAATTATCGAATCCATTCGCATTTCAATCATCACACTTTTAAGTTACGATCGTATTTTAGCTTTGATTTCGGATATCCCAAATTTCCTTGTCAGTTTTATTGTATTTATGATCGCACTATTTTTGTTCATGTTAGAATTACCAAATTTAAAAAAGACTGTTTACTTTCATTTGACTGATGCTACTGCAGAAAAAGTACACTATATGATGAACAGATTACGGTTTGTCATACTAGGATTCGTCAAAGCTCAAATGCTTGTTAGTTTAATCATTCTCGTCGTTTCCTTTATCGGCTTACTAATGATTATTCCTAAATATGCAGTAGTTATGGCTTTGGTGATCTGGATTATTGATATCATTCCAATACTCGGCTCTATCATTATTTTGGCACCTTGGTCGATCTATCAATATGTTTCAGGCGATATCGCAATGGGTACAAAATTAGCGATACTGGCCGTCATACTATTGGTTATCAGAAGAACTATCGAACCTAAAGTAATGGGCTCACAAATCGGTTTGTCTCCATTGCCTACTTTGATTGCGATGTTTATCGGTTTAAAATTATTCGGTATCCTCGGTTTCTTCATCGGACCATTGCTCGTCATACTTTTTAATACTGCAAGAGAAGCAGGCATCATTAAACTGAATTTCAAAATTTAA
- a CDS encoding CAP domain-containing protein, protein MWRVGWKILVLLLIVMGVYYFMTDKVSENLPLESPVQHGSPIAVPEKGPSIGGEGMPRPEEGMSVLVGQKVEKMEEQFGKPSRIEPSSFQYEWWVYTEKPRFMAGVLNGKVNQIYTADGVSDVAPFKIGQNVQEIHRFTPIESEIDVKIKENIYTFSLNSEDIKNRILIPYENLFVQLYIDQVDGVIEGVRFINPSTLVKHQPYDMTYLGEMIEAPKPTSTVQTEVDRAMERQTFELTNQVREEHQLPLLSYNDKLATLSRKHSQEMIFRKYSSHEEGPVEVFAERLKNVGLTPSKAGENTAFNYIDAIETVHGWLNSPKHREVLLNPNFTHTGIGVYNKYYTQSFIAQTELENSIHDD, encoded by the coding sequence ATGTGGAGAGTAGGATGGAAGATTCTTGTTTTACTTTTGATTGTAATGGGCGTTTATTATTTCATGACCGATAAGGTAAGTGAAAATCTACCGCTGGAATCACCAGTACAACATGGCTCACCAATTGCAGTGCCTGAAAAAGGTCCGTCGATCGGTGGGGAAGGGATGCCGAGACCAGAAGAAGGCATGTCAGTGCTTGTAGGGCAAAAAGTCGAGAAGATGGAAGAACAGTTTGGCAAACCATCTAGGATAGAACCATCGAGTTTTCAATATGAATGGTGGGTGTATACGGAAAAACCTCGTTTTATGGCTGGCGTATTGAATGGAAAAGTAAATCAAATCTATACGGCTGATGGTGTTTCAGATGTAGCGCCGTTTAAGATCGGACAAAATGTACAGGAGATTCACCGTTTTACACCGATTGAATCAGAGATTGATGTGAAGATTAAAGAAAATATTTATACGTTTTCATTAAATAGTGAAGATATTAAAAATCGTATCTTGATACCATATGAGAATTTATTTGTGCAATTATATATAGATCAAGTAGATGGTGTGATTGAAGGTGTTCGGTTTATCAACCCAAGTACTTTAGTGAAACATCAACCTTATGACATGACGTATCTTGGAGAAATGATCGAAGCCCCTAAACCAACATCAACTGTTCAGACTGAAGTAGATCGTGCGATGGAGCGCCAGACGTTTGAATTGACTAACCAAGTGCGTGAAGAGCATCAACTACCTCTTCTGTCATATAATGATAAGCTGGCTACACTCTCAAGAAAGCATAGCCAGGAAATGATATTCCGTAAATATAGTTCTCATGAGGAAGGCCCGGTGGAAGTATTTGCCGAGCGTTTAAAAAATGTTGGACTAACTCCAAGCAAGGCAGGCGAAAACACGGCGTTTAATTATATCGACGCAATTGAAACTGTACATGGCTGGCTCAATTCTCCAAAACACCGGGAAGTTTTACTGAATCCGAATTTCACGCATACCGGTATAGGCGTTTATAATAAATATTATACCCAGTCTTTTATAGCGCAGACTGAATTAGAAAACTCCATACATGATGACTAA
- a CDS encoding YugN family protein, with protein MYVENIGLKGLVADLRVMEEIMNKSNLEIDGQWDYERVTFDKKYIVKEGTYYLRVFGELVEGDIDGRKATVRLKQPVLGKYYYPHGVEYGEEENFPASLVKDCELTLKKVYDELKQYSL; from the coding sequence ATGTATGTTGAAAATATTGGCCTTAAGGGCCTTGTAGCAGATTTACGAGTAATGGAAGAAATTATGAATAAAAGTAATCTTGAAATTGATGGACAGTGGGATTATGAGCGTGTAACTTTCGACAAAAAGTATATTGTTAAAGAAGGTACATACTACTTGCGCGTTTTCGGTGAGCTCGTTGAAGGCGACATCGATGGTAGAAAAGCTACGGTTCGTCTAAAGCAACCAGTTCTAGGAAAGTACTACTACCCACACGGCGTCGAGTATGGCGAAGAAGAAAACTTTCCTGCTAGCTTAGTTAAAGACTGCGAACTAACGTTAAAGAAAGTATATGACGAGTTAAAGCAATATAGTTTGTAA
- a CDS encoding YlbG family protein, whose translation MIDRQGIIVYLHHLKQAKSLRKFGHVHYISKRMKYVVLYCDMEDVESTITKLERLSAVRKVLPSQRPFVSTIYENAKPDKAKEYDYKTGL comes from the coding sequence ATGATTGATCGACAAGGCATAATTGTCTATCTCCATCATTTAAAACAAGCAAAATCACTGCGCAAATTCGGGCATGTTCATTATATTTCAAAGCGAATGAAATACGTTGTGCTCTACTGTGATATGGAAGACGTGGAATCAACGATCACGAAGTTAGAGCGTTTGTCGGCTGTACGTAAAGTATTACCTTCACAGCGCCCCTTCGTCAGTACGATATATGAAAATGCAAAGCCCGATAAAGCAAAAGAATATGATTATAAAACAGGCTTGTAA
- a CDS encoding Mur ligase family protein, whose protein sequence is MLLSELLKDWPCTILQGSIRRTIDGITESSKRVKKDYVFVAKKGVVADGMAFIEEAISNGANTLVVDRDHLDLTRIPVEITVVLVPDSSLFISYGSAKFSNNPAEELLIIGVTGTNGKTTVSHFIGQLLKELGHKTAVIGTTGLYIDGKLTETIQNSMTTIPAEQFHPILRRCVEQQVTHIVLEASSIGLSTHRLAHCPLTVGVFLNIGMDHYAEHGGRQRYIDAKKLLIPLADQLVMNEDDETCRAIGEGLPEPPIYFSRRHINGEQPSQVLLPNLGHHNEMNARAAVGALMAIGYSLRVIQPHLHALRLPTGRLQKYEEAGVEVYVDYAHTPDALQAVLEALSESTKRLIIVFGCGGERDRDKRPQMGAIAAHYSSHVILTSDNPRTEEPSQIIVDILSGMVGFATPVEIFVDRHQAIRYAITQAQPGEIVLIAGKGHEQIQQIGNQTMHFCDMEEVKKSFSYRNAIK, encoded by the coding sequence TTGCTATTATCTGAATTACTTAAGGATTGGCCATGCACTATATTACAGGGTTCAATTCGACGGACAATTGATGGAATCACGGAATCTTCTAAGAGGGTCAAGAAAGATTATGTATTTGTAGCAAAGAAAGGGGTTGTGGCTGATGGAATGGCGTTTATTGAAGAGGCGATATCAAATGGAGCCAACACATTAGTGGTCGATCGAGATCATTTAGATTTAACGCGGATACCGGTGGAAATTACAGTAGTTCTAGTTCCTGATAGTTCTCTATTTATTTCGTATGGAAGTGCGAAGTTTTCAAATAACCCAGCTGAGGAATTACTCATCATCGGTGTTACGGGAACAAACGGTAAAACAACAGTTAGTCACTTTATCGGACAGTTATTAAAAGAGCTCGGGCATAAAACAGCCGTTATAGGGACGACAGGTCTTTATATTGACGGTAAATTGACGGAGACAATTCAAAATTCCATGACGACGATACCAGCTGAACAATTTCATCCTATTTTACGCAGGTGCGTGGAGCAACAGGTGACCCATATTGTTCTTGAAGCGTCTTCGATTGGGTTATCTACTCATCGTTTAGCGCACTGTCCGTTAACTGTAGGTGTTTTTTTGAATATTGGAATGGATCACTACGCTGAACATGGAGGTAGGCAGCGATACATCGATGCAAAAAAACTACTCATTCCATTGGCTGATCAGTTGGTGATGAATGAAGATGACGAAACTTGTCGCGCTATAGGAGAGGGGTTGCCCGAACCACCCATTTATTTCAGTAGGCGACATATTAATGGTGAGCAGCCATCACAGGTACTACTCCCGAATCTAGGTCACCATAATGAAATGAATGCAAGAGCGGCTGTAGGAGCTCTTATGGCAATTGGTTATTCATTACGGGTGATACAACCTCATTTGCATGCTTTGCGACTTCCAACTGGACGCCTACAGAAGTATGAAGAGGCAGGGGTTGAAGTATATGTAGATTATGCACACACACCCGATGCCTTACAGGCGGTGTTGGAGGCATTGTCAGAGTCCACCAAACGGCTGATTATTGTATTTGGGTGTGGAGGGGAAAGAGACCGTGACAAACGGCCGCAAATGGGTGCAATAGCTGCTCACTACAGTTCACATGTAATTTTGACTTCAGATAATCCGAGAACAGAAGAGCCATCTCAAATTATAGTGGATATTTTGTCGGGCATGGTAGGGTTTGCAACACCTGTCGAAATCTTCGTCGATCGTCATCAAGCAATCCGCTACGCTATCACCCAAGCACAACCAGGAGAGATTGTACTCATTGCAGGTAAAGGACATGAACAAATACAGCAAATAGGGAATCAGACGATGCATTTTTGCGATATGGAAGAAGTAAAAAAATCGTTCAGTTATAGAAATGCTATAAAGTAA
- a CDS encoding aspartate kinase gives MQNQHQRAKCIQHIRQALSKHRAVIVVVSAMGRKGDAYSTDDLLTLTDSFSKSSEARDLAASCGELIAAAVLSAELSTEGIDNTIIYGQNTGIRTSGEFCNATIDKINSTHIVNTLQTHSCIIVPGFQGMNKQGKFMTLGRGGSDLTAIALASALHARHVEFFKDVPGVMSADPHTTSNYKRFNQLTFDEFLPLLKCNRPVIQEKAAIYAKQKAMPLHIRGIASNEEGTWILP, from the coding sequence ATGCAGAATCAACACCAACGAGCAAAGTGTATTCAGCATATTCGACAGGCCTTGTCGAAACACCGTGCCGTCATCGTTGTAGTCTCTGCAATGGGTAGAAAAGGCGACGCTTATTCCACAGACGATTTACTTACCCTGACAGACTCCTTCTCGAAATCCAGCGAAGCCAGAGACTTGGCTGCTTCCTGCGGTGAATTAATCGCAGCAGCCGTATTATCTGCAGAATTATCTACGGAAGGTATAGACAACACGATTATCTATGGACAAAATACAGGCATTCGGACATCGGGTGAATTCTGTAATGCAACGATTGATAAAATTAACAGTACACATATCGTCAATACACTTCAAACTCACTCATGCATCATCGTTCCTGGATTCCAAGGAATGAATAAACAAGGAAAGTTTATGACTCTTGGAAGAGGTGGCAGTGATTTGACGGCAATCGCATTAGCTTCTGCATTGCACGCCCGTCATGTAGAGTTTTTTAAAGACGTACCCGGTGTTATGTCTGCAGATCCACATACTACATCTAACTATAAGCGATTTAATCAGCTCACATTTGATGAATTCCTTCCATTATTAAAATGCAATCGACCGGTTATTCAAGAAAAAGCAGCGATTTATGCAAAGCAAAAAGCGATGCCTCTTCACATACGAGGCATCGCATCAAACGAGGAAGGTACATGGATTCTCCCTTAG
- the coaD gene encoding pantetheine-phosphate adenylyltransferase, producing MTQIAIVPGSFDPVTNGHLDIIERAAKTFPEVHVAVMNNSSKKPLFTVEERIALIHEAISKYDNVKIDTSSGLLIDYAQEINASVIVRGLRAISDFEYEMQITSMNRVLDESIETFFVMTKSQYSFLSSSIVKEVARYGGDVSTLVPPHVNLALKGKFEK from the coding sequence ATGACACAAATCGCAATCGTACCGGGAAGTTTCGATCCGGTAACGAACGGACATTTAGATATCATTGAAAGAGCAGCAAAAACATTCCCAGAAGTGCATGTTGCCGTGATGAATAATTCTTCCAAAAAGCCATTGTTTACAGTGGAGGAGCGTATTGCGCTTATTCATGAAGCTATATCAAAGTATGACAATGTCAAGATTGACACGTCTTCAGGACTGTTGATTGATTACGCACAAGAAATTAACGCGTCTGTCATCGTTCGAGGCTTGCGCGCAATTTCAGATTTTGAATATGAAATGCAAATCACATCGATGAACCGAGTGTTAGATGAAAGTATTGAAACGTTCTTCGTGATGACAAAGAGTCAATATTCATTCCTCAGCTCAAGTATCGTCAAAGAAGTGGCACGTTACGGTGGAGATGTCTCTACGCTCGTACCGCCGCATGTCAATTTAGCCCTAAAAGGGAAGTTTGAAAAATAA
- the rsmD gene encoding 16S rRNA (guanine(966)-N(2))-methyltransferase RsmD, with protein sequence MRVISGSRKGTSLKSLPGTSTRPTSDKVKESVFNKIGPYFDGGTVVELFGGSGSIAIEALSRGMEQAVVFEKNPKACAMIKANAEKCHMEECLQIEKKDARQAATVLKSKEVSIDLLFVDPPYATVEYYDVIKDVIAQGVVAEDATIICEHDKHIELPEHYDTYSQISSATYGNTAITIYKKRG encoded by the coding sequence ATGAGAGTCATTTCCGGTTCGAGAAAAGGTACGTCTTTGAAATCCTTGCCAGGCACGTCCACGCGTCCGACATCAGACAAAGTAAAAGAGTCTGTTTTCAACAAAATTGGCCCTTACTTCGATGGAGGAACTGTTGTCGAGTTATTTGGCGGTAGTGGCTCCATTGCTATTGAGGCGTTGTCAAGAGGGATGGAACAAGCTGTTGTATTTGAAAAGAATCCGAAAGCGTGCGCTATGATCAAAGCGAATGCAGAAAAATGCCACATGGAAGAATGTCTGCAAATCGAAAAAAAGGATGCACGCCAGGCTGCTACAGTTCTTAAGTCTAAAGAAGTTTCTATTGATCTGCTATTTGTAGATCCCCCCTATGCAACGGTCGAATACTATGATGTAATTAAAGACGTAATAGCACAAGGAGTAGTGGCGGAAGATGCAACCATCATTTGTGAACACGATAAACATATAGAATTGCCTGAACATTACGATACATATAGTCAAATCAGTTCCGCCACTTATGGAAATACTGCTATTACGATTTACAAGAAAAGAGGCTAA
- a CDS encoding YlbF family regulator encodes MMMTDEWMRVIDMAEELSEMLLCSEVVKTYQDAHDRVYSNTDLRKKIIDFTKMKEQYEDVQRFGRYHPDYKVIMKEIRLQKRELDLQDEVAALRLAENDVQDLLDEIGILIGQSVSEAVKVPAGDGTFSNSSCGGGCGSGGSCSCSA; translated from the coding sequence GTGATGATGACAGATGAGTGGATGCGAGTCATCGATATGGCAGAAGAACTTTCCGAGATGCTGCTGTGTTCTGAAGTGGTGAAAACCTATCAAGACGCACATGACCGTGTATATTCAAACACTGATCTACGAAAAAAAATCATAGATTTTACTAAAATGAAAGAACAATACGAGGACGTGCAGCGCTTTGGTCGCTATCATCCAGATTATAAAGTAATCATGAAGGAAATACGTCTTCAAAAGCGTGAACTGGATTTGCAAGATGAAGTGGCTGCCTTGCGCCTGGCGGAAAATGACGTGCAGGATTTATTGGACGAAATAGGTATCCTGATCGGTCAATCCGTTTCAGAGGCTGTGAAAGTACCAGCTGGCGATGGGACTTTCTCTAACAGTTCTTGCGGTGGAGGTTGCGGCTCAGGTGGCAGCTGTTCTTGTTCAGCATAA